A genomic region of Nymphalis io chromosome 3, ilAglIoxx1.1, whole genome shotgun sequence contains the following coding sequences:
- the LOC126780866 gene encoding ubiquitin-conjugating enzyme E2Q-like protein CG4502, protein MTSRSKEKVAAAFRKLFRSPEKLDNEVAGPSGSPARRGLFRRHRDGVSPAESAASLPSSPTASSLSKKKAGGATDVRERAAAVRTRRLMKELKEIQRSQDHRPNPIFTVELVNDNLFEWHVRLHQIDPESDLASDLRELNIPNILLHLIFPENFPFAPPFMRVIEPRIEKGFVMEGGAICMELLTPRGWASAYTVEAVVMQFAASVVKGQGRVARTPLRSSREFSRRRAEEAFRSLVKTHDKYGWVTPALSDG, encoded by the exons ATGACATCGCGGTCCAAGGAAAAGGTAGCGGCAGCTTTTCGGAAGCTGTTTCGCTCTCCAGAGAAGCTTGACAACGAAGTAGCCGGTCCGAGTGGATCGCCGGCCAGGCGCGGTCTATTTCGTCGACACAG GGATGGAGTAAGTCCAGCAGAATCAGCTGCGAGCTTACCATCGAGTCCCACAGCCTCTTCACTTTCAAAGAAAAAAGCTGGAGGCGCCACCGATGTACGAGAGAGGGCAGCTGCCGTGCGAACACGCAGACTTATGAAAGAACTTAAAGAAATACAGCGGTCACAAGATCACAGACCAAATCCCATTTTCACA GTGGAACTAGTTAATGACAATTTGTTCGAGTGGCACGTCCGACTGCACCAGATTGATCCCGAAAGCGATTTGGCGTCAGATCTGCGGGAACTAAACATTCCTAACATTTTGCTGCATTTGATATTCCCTGAAAATTTCCCGTTTGCGCCACCTTTTATGCGGGTCATTGAACCACGAATAGAAAAAGGATTTGTAATGGAAG gtGGAGCAATTTGCATGGAATTGCTGACACCGCGTGGATGGGCATCTGCGTATACTGTAGAAGCAGTCGTGATGCAATTCGCCGCGTCCGTTGTGAAGGGTCAAGGTCGGGTTGCGCGCACGCCTCTACGATCGTCGCGCGAGTTTTCCCGCAGGCGCGCGGAGGAGGCCTTCCGCTCGCTCGTCAAGACACACGATAAATATGGTTGGGTCACACCGGCACTCTCAGACGGTTGA
- the LOC126780872 gene encoding NEDD8 encodes MLIKVKTLTGKEIEIDIEPTDKVERIKERVEEKEGIPPQQQRLIFSGKQMNDEKTAQDYKVQGGSVLHLVLALRGGK; translated from the exons atgttgaTCAAAGTTAAG ACTTTAACAGGGAAAGAAATAGAGATAGACATAGAGCCCACCGACAAAGTGGAACGTATCAAAGAAAGAGTCGAAGAAAAAGAAGGCATTCCACCTCAACAGCAGAGACTTATTTTTTCAGGAAAACAAAT GAATGATGAAAAAACAGCTCAGGATTATAAAGTACAAGGAGGATCTGTGCTTCATTTGGTTTTGGCATTAAGAGGGGGTAAATGA
- the LOC126780617 gene encoding transport and Golgi organization protein 6, which produces MSNMTLIFERISKMIKAENENDLILAIFKGSINSIGKECNEQEILQKYKVLKSFIQNIIQEIDLLALEISTNEEVLISVKNQKLLRTCFHILISFGISTCLIPGLGISLDKRCISAHSIPHIKLSDEQKYDILVICTDFLERSYNVPVLKNIIITFHLSDYLAALIQLAFAPLKKPGVYPQFIMTQEMYDKLNSDRQKYIQLYDYLVSNCFQPMLMKELLVLQSVADPAPPLFVKKVIAKEMSRRLTVPGGLISLIRCFIESHDMDTGIEWKKIDMICKIVATKHGIMSENEYLKNIVSQLKQTLSLNNIHYLATAMSCLLTLYKKYNNCELILNLVNEVFNTLNYDDLISKSNLPGTIILTPQEVEHSLQFLQACTSMIKVDIPSALLKHNLYMLFLLRIKCTKDETKMKITNIILKCLELLNMLEIQNTIEKILFGPKKNKPSNIVIEEYEAGLAVKCSAMSVDHPKNEALLHFIDIFYATTNNTLVNKLFESCLNIFINFNIERQVKAINGNFVNAHDEPQILNADENYAEMLHILAEISASEKIMAALKDNPCVVINFVETLFLKNITTSNDECNTIALVLLNMVLSNINDIKTKELKERLHKLLPMLKKLSKDDSEYISILCNESISLILAECPKSKGSEYEKALSNIYDNLLPVRAHGIIEMTKLIDKADPETISKRHYLFCLFQEQLKDTDSYVYLSAVNGIASLAMHCTSEALTVLCKEFLEISDEQNNIVTVERQNHIAEFRMKIGDILVKVTKKLGEMAVVHKAVLLNTMLCACRDDDPMIRASALSNLAEIALVLNYKMGTIIYEVLLCIWSIIETDKAIECRRAGVMVVSSLLKGLGKETLIELKENLLPIYRILNKLYKDANEDAVVRLHAQIALEELNDIVTQYLLPDLPLQKEFLMLDKNDDVFFK; this is translated from the exons atgtctAATATGACACTTATCTTTGAACGAATAAGCAAAATGATTAAAGCAG aaAATGAAAATGACTTAATATTAGCTATTTTCAAAGGAAGTATAAATTCTATTGGAAAGGAATGTAATGAACaagaaattttacaaaaatacaaagtcctaaaatcatttattcaaaatattattcaggAAATTGATTTACTTGCTTTAGAAATAAGTACAAATGAAGAAGTTCTTATTAGCGTAAAGAATCAAAAATTGCTAAGGACTTGTTTTCATATACTTATCTCATTTGGTATTTCAACATGTTTGATCCCTGGATTAGGAATAAGTTTAGACAAGCGATGTATATCTGCTCATTCAATAccacatataaaattatctgatgaacaaaaatatgatattttagtaatttgcaCAGATTTTCTAGAAAGAAGTTACAATGTGCctgttcttaaaaatattattattacatttcactTATCTGACTACTTGGCAGCATTAATTCAATTAGCATTTGCTCCTTTAAAAAAACCTGGAGTTTACCCTCAATTTATTATGACACAAGAAATGTATGACAAATTAAACTCTGACcgtcaaaaatatattcaattatatgacTATTTGGTCAGTAATTGCTTCCAACCAATGCTGATGAAAGAGTTATTGGTTCTGCAAAGTGTAGCAGACCCTGCACCACCATTGTTTGTCAAAAAAGTAATTGCCAAAGAAATGAGCCGACGCCTTACTGTTCCGGGAGgattaattagtttaataagATGTTTTATAGAAAGTCATGACATGGACACAGGAATTGAGTGGAAGAAGATTGATATGATTTGTAAAATAGTTGCAACCAAACATGGTATTATGAGCGAGAATGAATACCTGAAGAATATTGTGTCCCAATTGAAGCAAACACTATCATTAAACAATATACACTATTTAGCTACTGCAATGTCCTGTCTGTTGACTTTATACAAGAAATACAATAACTGTGAACTAATCCTTAATTTGGTTAATGAAGTGTTTAACACATTAAATTATGATGAtcttatatcaaaatcaaacttGCCTGGTACTATTATTCTAACACCTCAAGAAGTAGAACACAGCTTACAATTTTTACAAGCTTGTACAAGTATGATAAAAGTTGATATTCCATCTGCTCTACTTAAACATAATCTATATATGCTATTTCTTCTAAGAATCAAATGTACAAAAGATGAAACAAAAATGAAGATAactaacattattttgaaatgtttagAATTATTGAATATGCTTGAAATTCAAAACACTATCGAAAAAATTTTATTTGGTCCTAAAAAGAATAAACCTTCTAATATAGTAATTGAAGAATATGAAGCAGGTTTGGCTGTGAAATGTTCTGCCATGTCTGTAGACCACCCGAAGAATGAAGCACTATTGcactttatagatattttttatgcaaCAACCAACAATACATTGgtaaataagttatttgaatcatgtttaaatatatttatcaattttaatattgaaagacAAGTCAAAGCTATAAATGGAAATTTTGTTAATGCTCATGATGAGCCTCAAATATTGAATGCAGATGAAAATTATGCCGAAATGTTACACATCTTAGCTGAAATATCAGCATCTGAAAAGATTATGGCAGCTTTAAAAGACAATCCTTGTgtagttattaattttgtagAAACTCTattcttgaaaaatataacaacatcaAATGATGAATGTAATACTATTGCGTTAGTATTACTAAATATGGTTTTGTCTAATATCAATGACATTAAAACCAAGGAGTTGAAGGAAAGGTTACATAAATTGCTTCCCATGTTAAAAAAGTTATCCAAAGATGACTCAGAATATATAAGTATTCTTTGTAATGAATCAATATCACTAATACTAGCTGAGTGTCCAAAGTCTAAAGGAAGTGAATATGAAAAGGCCCTTTCAAACATATATGATAATCTCCTTCCAGTGAGAGCCCATGGCATAATTGAGATGACAAAACTAATAGACAAGGCTGATCCAGAAACTATATCTAAAAGGCATTATTTGTTTTGTCTGTTCCAG GAACAACTCAAGGATACAGATTCGTATGTGTACTTGTCAGCTGTTAATGGCATTGCATCGCTGGCTATGCATTGTACGAGCGAAGCTTTAACTGTTTTATGCAAAGAGTTTCTAGAAATTTCAgatgaacaaaataatattgtgacTGTGGAAAGACAAAATCATATAGCCGAATTTAGAATGAAAATTGGAGATATATTAGTCAAAGTAACTAAAAAATTAG gcGAAATGGCTGTAGTCCACAAGGCTGTACTGTTAAATACAATGCTCTGTGCTTGTCGGGATGATGATCCTATGATAAGAGCGTCAGCGTTGTCCAACTTGGCAGAGATTGCATTGGTATTAAACTATAAGATGGGGACCATTATTTATGAG gTTTTGCTCTGTATCTGGAGTATAATAGAAACCGATAAGGCAATAGAATGTCGAAGAGCCGGTGTAATGGTTGTATCGAGTTTACTAAAGGGCTTAGGCAAAGAAACCTTAATCGAGTTGAAAGAAAACTTGCTACCCATATACAggatattaaacaaattatataaagacgCAAACGAAGATGCAGTTGTCAGACTCCATGCACAAATAGCTCTCGAGGAACTGAATGATATTGTCACACAATACCTCCTTCCAGACCTGCCGTTACAAAAAGAGTTTTTAATGTTGGACAAAAATgatgatgtattttttaaataa
- the LOC126780753 gene encoding uncharacterized protein LOC126780753 gives MVSSVNLFVVGIILQITFVSPIAEIEADDEVLHLIGEPDFRDVRLRWEYGKSDEEDPKKVLAFQIHYCELQAWGQYRCRTKVVDNFEDERSARMMLETTTSKVPVGKRGRTYTTYITGLRMATTYSFEVRPVRRDARDLADPHSIGSKIIIVPTKGFSARATQCLPHASEVEVSTGPYFGGRIAVEAADGGPERCSIQGNPNSAQDAYTLRIHHEECGSEVNDTTVATYVIVQENLPILTHSTRRFLVLCTYKPETLTVRAGINLPKANPGDVLVETKPHGVVEPYDEQELNDNSLQPARLEASKEESQQSVFGEITLVMFLVVAAFGGVAFLVWKMVPRADKVNSDNMSVSTVSSLSRTGIFSRGNIDRFNRSSIYSITLSEKDETVKKPSDGDDTSEA, from the exons aAGTGCTGCACTTGATAGGCGAGCCAGATTTCCGTGATGTGCGACTACGATGGGAGTACGGAAAGAGTGATGAGGAGGATCCGAAGAAGGTTTTGGCATTCCAAATACATTACTGCGAATTGCAAGCCTGGGGACAATATAGATGTAGAACCAAG GTTGTAGACAATTTCGAAGACGAAAGATCTGCAAGGATGATGTTAGAAACAACAACAAGTAAGGTACCCGTCGGAAAGCGTGGTCGGACATACACGACATATATTACAGGATTACGAATGGCTACCACGTATTCGTTCGAGGTTCGACCGGTTAGAAGAGATGCTAGAGATCTCGCTGATCCACACTCTATTGGATCGAAGATTATAATTGTACCCACTAAAGGAT tcTCAGCACGCGCTACACAATGCCTGCCCCACGCGAGTGAAGTTGAAGTATCAACAGGTCCATACTTCGGTGGCCGCATTGCCGTGGAAGCGGCAGATGGGGGCCCAGAACGATGTTCTATTCAAGGAAACCCCAATAGTGCCCAAGACGCCTATACACTGCGGATTCATCATGAAGAATGCGGTTCCGAGGTCAATGATACTACGGTCGCCACTTACGTTATCGTTCAAGAAAACCTGCCAATACTCACCCACAGTACCCGTCG GTTTTTAGTTCTATGTACTTATAAACCGGAGACGTTAACGGTGCGAGCTGGTATTAATTTACCAAAGGCAAATCCTGGAGATGTTCTGGTGGAAACAAAACCTCACGGGGTTGTGGAGCCATATGATGAGCAGgaattaaatgataatagttTACAACCGGCCCGGCTTGAAGCTTCAAAGGAGGAATCGCAACAAA GTGTGTTTGGAGAGATCACTTTAGTAATGTTCCTGGTGGTAGCAGCGTTCGGCGGTGTTGCTTTCTTAGTCTGGAAGATGGTGCCTCGAGCTGATAAAGTGAACAGCGATAATATGTCTGTATCAACTGTGTCTTCTCTTTCTCGTACAGGAATTTTCAGTAGGGGCAATATAGATAGATTTAATAGAAGTTCTATTTACTCAATAACATTATCAGAAAAGGATGAAACTGTTAAAAAACCTAGTGACGGTGATGACACTTCAGAGgcataa